A window of Leptolyngbyaceae cyanobacterium contains these coding sequences:
- the folD gene encoding bifunctional methylenetetrahydrofolate dehydrogenase/methenyltetrahydrofolate cyclohydrolase FolD — protein sequence MEDKLALNLDGKALAQKIHAQLKERIQELQGKIGRSPGLAVLMVGDNPASAAYVRNKERACEKVGIASFGKHFPAETSQAELEKVIHSLNQDRRVDGILVQLPLPDHLDAVKLLHEIDPDKDADGLHPVNLGRLVRGEAGLRSCTPAGVMRLLEEYQINLRGKHAVVVGRSILVGKPQVLMLLEADATVTIAHSRTENLAAITRNGDIVIAATGRPNLIHGDMVKPGAVVVDVGINRVTDEAGNSRLVGDVNFDEVKKVAAYLTPVPGGVGPMTVAMLLQNTVLSYEKRLGARG from the coding sequence ATGGAAGACAAATTAGCCTTAAATTTAGATGGGAAAGCCCTAGCACAAAAAATTCATGCTCAACTAAAAGAGCGCATTCAGGAATTACAAGGTAAAATTGGGCGATCGCCAGGATTAGCAGTACTGATGGTGGGAGATAACCCTGCCAGCGCCGCCTACGTGCGAAACAAAGAACGCGCCTGCGAAAAAGTAGGTATCGCATCATTTGGCAAACATTTCCCCGCCGAAACAAGCCAAGCAGAACTAGAAAAAGTGATTCACTCACTTAACCAAGATCGACGAGTTGATGGCATTTTAGTACAGCTACCTCTACCTGACCACTTAGACGCAGTTAAGCTACTACACGAAATCGATCCCGACAAAGACGCCGATGGACTGCACCCGGTTAACTTGGGACGCTTAGTGCGGGGAGAAGCGGGACTACGCAGTTGTACCCCAGCAGGGGTAATGCGCCTGTTAGAGGAATATCAGATTAACCTCAGAGGCAAACACGCCGTCGTGGTAGGACGTAGCATTTTAGTCGGCAAACCACAAGTTTTGATGCTGCTAGAAGCTGATGCTACAGTTACGATCGCTCATTCCCGCACCGAAAACTTAGCCGCCATTACCCGCAATGGTGATATTGTAATCGCAGCCACCGGGCGACCGAACCTAATTCACGGTGATATGGTCAAACCAGGTGCAGTAGTTGTCGATGTGGGCATCAACCGCGTCACCGATGAAGCCGGGAACTCTCGCCTAGTGGGAGATGTGAACTTTGATGAAGTAAAAAAAGTCGCCGCTTATCTCACCCCCGTACCGGGAGGAGTTGGCCCCATGACCGTTGCCATGCTGTTGCAAAATACTGTATTGAGTTATGAGAAGAGGTTAGGGGCTAGGGGCTAG